From a region of the Balaenoptera ricei isolate mBalRic1 chromosome 11, mBalRic1.hap2, whole genome shotgun sequence genome:
- the TRIM38 gene encoding E3 ubiquitin-protein ligase TRIM38, translating into MASTPITKKMREEATCSICLQLMTEPVSISCGHSYCHWCIMSFCEMQPWLELFSCPQCRVPFKMASLRPNKQLGNLIEAIKEMHQEMSCEEHGEKLHLFCEDEGQLICWRCDRGLQHKGHTTALVEDACQGYKEKLQEAVTKLRQLEEECMNLKVFTAKQITEWNEKTEVQKQKIQSDFKNLQSFLHEEEKSYLWKLEKEKEQTLRRLRDNEAKLEQKSHELESYIQELEHKCQGSAQNLLQDVKDTLSRSWAVKLEQPQALSLDLHTVCNVSELYFDVKKVLRSYQVSVTLDPDTAYYELILSEDRRQVTRGCPQENLNISSRRFSALPCILGCEGFTSGKHYFEVDVGEGTGWDLGVCMENVQRDTVMVQTPQSGFWAIRLCKKKGYVALTSPLTSLQLREQPLVVGIFLDFEAGVVSFYNMTTGSHIFTFPKASFFDTLRPYFQVYQYSPLFLPPPDE; encoded by the exons ATGGCCTCAACCCCAATCACCAAGAAGATGAGGGAGGAAGCCACCTGTTCCATCTGTCTGCAACTGATGACCGAGCCAGTGAGCATCAGCTGTGGCCACAGCTACTGCCACTGGTGCATCATGAGCTTCTGTGAGATGCAACCATGGCTGGAGTTGTTCTCCTGTCCCCAGTGTCGGGTGCCATTTAAAATGGCGAGCCTCCGACCCAACAAGCAGCTGGGAAACCTCATTGAAGCCATCAAGGAGATGCACCAGGAAATGTCATGTGAGGAACATGGAGAGAAGCTCCATCTGTTCTGTGAAGACGAGGGCCAGCTCATCTGCTGGCGCTGTGATCGAGGACTGCAGCACAAAGGGCACACCACAGCTCTGGTGGAAGATGCATGCCAAGGTTACAAG GAAAAGCTCCAGGAAGCTGTGACAAAATTGAGGCAACTGGAAGAGGAATGTATGAACTTGAAGGTGTTCACGGCAAAGCAAATAACCGAATGGAAT GAGAAGACAGAAGTTCAGAAACAAAAAATCCAGTCTGACTTTAAGAATCTCCAGAGCTTCCTTCATGAGGAAGAGAAGTCTTACCTATGgaaactggagaaagaaaaagagcagaCTCTGAGGAGACTGAGGGACAATGAGGCCAAGCTTGAACAGAAGAGCCATGAACTCGAGAGCTACATCCAGGAACTAGAGCATAAATGTCAGGGCTCAGCCCAAAATTTGCTGCAG GATGTGAAAGATACTTTGAGCAG GAGTTGGGCTGTGAAGCTAGAACAACCACAGGCCCTCTCTTTGGACCTTCATACTGTGTGCAATGTTTCTGAGCTTTACTTTGATGTGAAGAAAGTGTTAAGGAGCTACCAAG TCAGCGTGACTCTGGATCCAGATACAGCTTATTACGAACTAATTCTGTCTGAGGATCGGAGACAAGTGACTCGTGGATGCCCCCAGGAGAACCTTAATatttcttctaggagatttagTGCCTTACCCTGTATCCTGGGCTGTGAAGGCTTCACCTCAGGAAAACATTACTTTGAAGTGGATGTGGGAGAAGGGACTGGGTGGGATTTAGGAGTCTGTATGGAAAATGTGCAGAGGGACACTGTCATGGTGCAGACGCCTCAGTCTGGATTCTGGGCCATCAGATTGTGCAAAAAGAAAGGCTATGTAGCGCTTACCTCTCCCCTAACTTCCCTTCAGCTGAGGGAGCAGCCCCTGGTTGTGGGGATTTTTCTGGACTTTGAGGCTGGAGTTGTATCCTTTTACAACATGACCACTGGTTCCCACATCTTCACCTTCCCAAAGGCCTCCTTCTTTGACACTCTCCGGCCCTATTTCCAGGTCTATCAATATTCTCCTTTGTTCCTGCCTCCCCCAGATGAGTAA